cctcaggttcgcacactgacataggagtcagtGGACCGAGTAGACTACAACcgtttcatcgcccgtctggtacgggaggtaagcttctaaacacccgtgaatcccctgtcagtgggtttactgtcttccttaaggtgcatatatgttgaggtttTGAATACggactttaatttcctagtaaagggcaaggccatgccatacaagataagggttcggatttcatcattgttctcttctttcccgcctttgGAAAATGGTACAAAcatgaacccaagcttaaaatattGACTAGAacaagacctatagggtaacgagcttaataggaaagccgctcgaaaaatattggttgctcttttaagcatactttgaagttcaggAAGATTACTGTAAGTCGGTTAGAGCCGCCTTGTAACCCAGGGAAGCGTTGCCAAAGAGGTGGGGGTATCAAATCTCCTCTGAGCTTCCCCTACTTCTCTTCGACTCACTTTATTCGGATCgatccagagaggtttgcttagATTGTAACGAATTTCCTTTTGAAAgagtagaagctggtctagaaacaatctaagtggagccatcatgcttgttgtttgctagattttataggtttgatttggtcgagtcatccttgcttatgattgtgtagaattcccttgccattaagaatgtcgaactggtacgatagaagccaatacaatgagtatcgtcctgaatttgattatggacatcatcatttttatgaccatggttggaatagtagttgggaacgccaatctTTTAAAGGTTATGGTTCATCCCATGGTAAGCCCaagtactatccacacacgaattggtcttacgagaataattctgataattcctctttactagagtcgacacgtaagttagctgagacagcacgtaagtttacagaaatgaataacttagttctGGACGAAAagaatgcaacgagtgaactttctttaccttctTTCCTAGATTATGTCAGGAAATCATGTGAGTCGACCCAGAAaataacttctctaaaagatctaatttttcaaaataatgtttccaattttacacttgatatcaatggtgaatatttgcctaatttagaggacgaggttataATAAAAGACACTAATTATTTAGATAagtttcaatcatcttcgtactattatgatgatgaggataataaTGAAggatctgaaatatgtaggcatagtgatcaggaaactattaatccaattgagctttgtAATGATGATATTGTTTCTAGTTAAAATCagataatttttatgattattcacctattcaaaaggacgacgatttgattagggataccaccgttttagacgatgtagtttttcctttttattatgaagccgatagtggtttagatgaacgggtttattctgaaaatgttgttttagagtctagcaacttagaaacaacagtcttagacgaagaagatagacccgtaaagatgagtaaagatgcactacctgataataacttagaagaatcaattgaccattttcaagaatctgatgatctagaaattagggagattgtgactagtctagttagagacactgaaaactctaagtttgggggtgattatcacttccgtagttccttacctttaactctcagaaagtcccctcacttaggacttgatatatgtgattaccttcatactcgttttcccgaacctaatgatgtccaggaagaagttcagtcgttagaaacccatctctggttgatgtggtttgcccaggctatgatacccacattgactttgttttcccaccaaatagttttctttcaactgtgggaacgtttatattccaaatgtgtcgaatattaagttgtgatactaaacctaaatgctttaggaaattataaTCGAcatatttgcttaagaatgaccatcacTTTTATTGTGGTCaattgtgtaagtcaaatttgattgactttaaggatcctcaattattcaggttattattatgtgcttctaagttcttatttgagtttttccagactctagaacctaataatttggatcccacctatgaagaaaagcagccaatgaaaatattttatttagaccctttcatagaacttgaacctaaaccacaattagatataaatttcttaatcaggaaactaggtagggcatgctagtcttgttcatttcgttggtttaTTACAGTTTCCTTtggttagctctatttggttttgaagacccacagttattccgactactgttATAcgattcgaggtgactaatcctttccaatgtctggctgaagactttaaacttaacagttcttgggaggtaacctattctcatgcaacacggtaatatctttccttaactcttttgcttcaaatggtaacagtttctccttgttcatgcttttaattttatctttagaacattgaggacaatgttagatttaagtttgggggtatgggagaaacttttttcattaacttcagagcctagaaaattatgcctattaaggatggcactaactaatctaagtggatggaagcattttggttttaggagttgaggaaccaatctgagtagatGGAAACATTTATAAGAGTCTATtcgtaaaagcacagagctcatgttttagaaataacatgatagtttcgccatatctcgttgagtccttttcacttatgtttttattttcttttctttttaaaatatgtttctctaagtgattaggtggggctcacgattcaagttgttaccactgctagggtgtaATAGATTGATTGAGAtactaaaaaaaaagagaccagaccaatcggaataaattttaacacttggataacaatatgtgtgtgttctccctgtctctgtcgcctaaacaAACGTGGAATACAGGATCCACGGggattaccatgtaatctgctgacaagaagcatgcacttggatccacaagatctaattatgttgttagttctaaataaataaataaataaataataaatgtgtgttcaataaatcgaccgttggttcccttgtatatgccagacgagttgatctagaattaggattatcgaccactggtccccttgtatatgccagttgtgttgatattagacaGATCGAtatcttagtccattaggataggttcatcttggcagaggccttcagacagatatgagaaacaccgttcaccttaaaaccttctatgtttttctctatatccatcttcttgatcttttcatgtcattagtttgactccggatatgatgtccatagtgcgactatctgagtagagctctgtcaattATATATgaatttagtatgcttgagtgcaaactcgtgtacaacaattggaatttcgcatcagggtacttcctcccgtaatcaataagtatgccaaccaaggaggttctttagtgccattccaaggttctgcgtagatagctagggtctggagtaaaggttttgtgggtacacctctggtaaacccttccgAGACTATAACTTGGCCATTAGGGCCacataggggttcaaaggcttgttgcacacgctaagtgcaatcgccatgcctgcgacagtgagttaggattttattttgtagattaaatttgctcgggactagcaaataataagtttatgGGTATTTGATATACGCATtattgtgtctaatatgtctcaattgtatatattattagtgttcgattttgtatttatttttgtattttatgtctttgtaggtatttttagagaaataagctcttgcggcgaaattggctcgaaaagtggtgttttacatcccaggatagagtactaaaggaaCCCCATAAATGCACAGAAAGCACCCAAAAAATGTGTCGGAGGAACCCCGGAAAATTAATATctacgcccaaaaattactatttgcatgACAAGTGCTAAAGGGGCACCCgtgcaggattagggggagggcatcttcttctcaaattcaaaaaataaattttggcgggaaaaccattttttctctggcagaatttcaatcggatgtttggacgtgatttagtgagattcaatccctgaaacttagtgggtagacgtgatattaCTATagaaagatggtatgggtgttcgtttggaTCAAAATTGGCTTAATAACGTGTTTCAATCCAAAACAGTGGACACAAGTTTTCACGGGTTCAAGTGAATTTGACACGAGTTTGAGGCGTGTAATGAATGAGTTTCGAGTGTGTTGCACTAAAGATATgcgtgaagaagataaacaaggaagtttgacAGCTGAGAACGcgtggaagatcaaaaaatggaaattttggccgtggagaataatatggataaaagaagattttttgaagttatggagaagatTCGATGCATCTTTCGGGTATAAATAGATTACCCAGGTCATGTAGAAGGGGTGTCAAGAGTTTGGGgagctgaggagagccagagtagaggaaatcacgagttgcagaaacttggtttctgctgctgctgctgatgatgaacatcaagaacacgaagaaaaaaaGCCTGTAAAGGAAAGTCGTTGCAAACTGTCGCTTAATTTCGTTAGTTCCCAACTCCTTTCCAGCGACCGCGGAACAATGTCTACAACACTTCTCTTTTGTCGTTCATTTTGTGACGATTTTTATGCATCGCAAATTCGTGTTTTTAACTATTTTCTCCATTTTCActattgtaaacactttttgagcaaataaaaaatattttgggagTGTctataatatgaggagctaaaccccaacactgggacgacggaggaggccgaacttcatacatgggtaaatttgttttattcctttttatgacttttgcactaatattaattgaaatatgatttgatttaatTAGGATTCATTTGATTAGATgagtcatgcttagcttaagtgatttgatgtcccatgcttaacatttaaatctaatatttttaGAATCTACCTTGCCAAAAATAGAGTCCATATTTATATTTCTTGAGcgaaaattgttgagaataaataagtgAACTtaatgttatgaagattggctaaATCCTTAGTCCGAGTACCTCTCTCCCAttgtttaatatttttgtatatatttttattaaatttaaaaactCGAATCTTCAAGTATTAGAGTTCGAATCATTTTTACTACAACTTCAAAATAACATCACCTTACAAGGAGACTAGAGAAAACCGCCACTTTTTTAGGTTTCctaacgttgcattttacaatggaCTATTGTACCACTCAAAGGTACGTTATGGCTGATCCCCGACGTATGATGtagcaacttggatataagcaacaAACTATGTTGAAGCAATTATCGATGGAGAGGTACATGGTTCTCCATAAGCAATGCTTTTCATCTACTTTAAGTTTGAAGGTAGAGTATGCGCCAACTCCGGAACCAGCATATTGGAGGTCTAGGAGTACGTAATCGTTTGGCAGATATCACTAAATGATAGATTGCGAAAAACGGTGATGAAGCCGATCTTGGTTACATGACGAGTTGCATGGAATACTCACATCCTTTTGTTGTACGCACGAATAACATTGAAATTCCACCCCAGGAAAACCCTCCCATTCCAACTCATATAGAGGCAGCACCTACAATTGCCGGACTTCAGAAGACcgatggattgctagtaagtatagTTAATTGCTTAGTCGTTTAGTGTatacataatcttatattagtatatatatactaattatgtgttggatGTATAAAACTAGGGGCGTCGTCTTGGAAAGTAGAGGAAGATGTTTGATTGTAAGAACGAGAAAGGAGAGGTGttatcccttgaagaaatgaaggaagtcgagGAAAATCTTGATAAAATGGAAGATCCAAGTGCAAAAGCTATGTTCGGGGAAACGAGGAAGGTGGTCACCAAGAAGCAAAGGGCCAAGTGATAGTATTTGTGTTTCTTCATTTGGAATTGGTTGTTAGGTTTTGAACAATTTGGAATTACGTTTGTAACTCATGGTGAGACTATTTAGTTATTTGGTTTACTTTTGGCGTGTGGCAACATTAATTTAAGCGCAATTCAGTTGTTCAAATCGGCAATAAACTTGTtcaaattctcggtaagagacaAATAAAttttctcccaatctcttagaaattccaatcactttttattattttcatcgtgTTCCTTGTCCACTCGTTCTTTAATCTTTcccctatcttcttcttcctctttgtgtgaACTTCTTCCTCAAGTTGAATAataattctcttcttaatatccgtaTTTGTGGGTTCAGATAAAGCATGACAAGATTTTAAtacattttgacgtatatgatatatacaaagaaaattttgtgcatccgggaagACGTTGGCTATTGTATTCATTAATGAGTCGTCgttatcggttatgatgaccctcagaagatgattttcccggaagagcaatttcaattgtcgtaatgctcAATTatacaccaagccaatgtgaatgttaccttgtccgatgttttccccacgatgttgaacaccaacatattgtatttgtttgtcttgtaggtgtaatccatcataagaacaccaaagcatgtatgagccaattttgcaatcaaaggatgcgaaatgaatatttgaatggGCCTGTTGTCCGACCCTCTTTTAATAATGTGCGTGTAGTTGTGATCAAAGGctatcttctcaaattttgcATACTCGTCATACCTTCCCATTCCACCTTTCTAATAGTTGCTTTTGCATTATAAATTATACTTAGAGAAGAAACGTTCATcgaatccttttccttgaagcctctgagaatttgtcttgGTACAATACATGCCTTGGTCAATCTCTTCGCATCTTCGCATCTTCCATTTCATTGGGTTTTAGATTCGCAACTAATGAGTGGCCAACAAATATTTCCGGGTCCTCGTGGTTATGGCGTCCGAACCACATCGCACATTTCCATTCCTTGTCTCTTAAAGgggaaattatccttcctcgtatgagtcttgtataccctattagtcttctttggatatacataacattttctcttgtggctattcttttCCTTGTATTCCCCACTTCTCTCGAAAACCATCTCAAACCGAAAATATGAATCTTGGGTGTTCCTCACTAGCACAAACATATTCTTAATAGCCGTCTCCTTAGCCCAATTGCTTCATGTTTAGATGTTATTCCCTACATAAAGACAACAATGGGAGAGTATAAGGTTCTTTATAAGCAATCCCTAAGAAAAGTTCAaaatactaggtgaaaagtattctttggtaacataccagaggaattttatagtattccgacgtatcccgaccaAGCGGTCTtccatttgttggatcaatatatgtcacaatataagaaacgaatgaaaagaaaattaaattagtTAAAAAAAAACTATGCCGGACCACAGTTCCGGCATGTTCCAACCGAACCGACAATCAAGACCAAATCTGAAACGCTTCCGGCATTATAATTTCATTGGAAAGTAACGTCGGAAACTTATATGCCGACATGGTAATTAACTAAGGTTCAACGCCGGTACCACATGCCGGCTTGGTCGATGATTAACCAACTTCGCCGATATTTGTAGTTGGAGATCACTAGttcttgtatgttttttttttttaaattaccgGCATAGTAACTTTAATATTGAACCATGCCGGCATCATATTCTGTGGAATATTCTGTGataggtaaaaagtaacttttctaccggcatagtttttttgGTGGGAGACAATACCGACATGCATTTCAAGATGGGGGGATATTGTTAGCCGGCAtggacgtagtatgaataccatgccggtatgggtgatgccggcattgtattcatactacggCCATGCCGGCACCGTCCTTTTCCAACTGCAAAAATagtgaattcaaagaaaaaaaccaaaatttcaacACATTAGCACCTGtacctgagtattgggagtgATCGTATGTTGAGCTtatttactttcttgggttggttcttcatgaAGCTCTCCATGCTCAGAAAAATCATGATCTAAgagtgttggttcatcatataattccAATTGTGAATCGTTATCATTTACCGAAAATTCAAGATatactctttgtttttgttgagctaaagattcagcagcaattCTTCCTTCACTTTTCAtccaccattttcaccaaaaactttCCTCTCAAAATTtttcctccttctactctcacctcacccaAAATCAAATAATACACTGATCATTTAGCAAATAGTCttataaattttttaattttaattaaccgCTAAATCTAATTATAAAGGGTAGATTAAAAATTAGTTAAAATACATAGACAAGGGTGaccttgatttactatttaaattCCGTTTTATCGTTTACTTGTATCCCAATTAATAAATGTATTCCCCAACTGCACTCATATCATCCAACTGGTGGACCAGTTCCTTCACCGTAGAATAGGACCCCAAAATTGGTACACCATTTTTGGTACACCATTAGATAATGCTTATCGCACCACATGACCTATGGGCAATTTTGTCCATTTGGATTTTCTAATAAAATCCACTTTTTCTCTTTCCTTTGTCTCTCCCTGCTTCACTTTCACTTACAGCACCACCGCCGCCAACTACAGCTGAAAAAAAAGGGTTGCAAATTGAATAACGGGTTTCCGTGGGATGATTCCGGTGGTGGAAGAAGGAACCCTCAGACAATTAAGAACGGCATTATAATATTTCCTCGCAAGATCAAGTAAGTAGGAAGTGGGTCtgttgattttattttggtttttaggggttTTATTCTTTTTAGGGgttttctgattatttttttttgttcttgcaGCTGCAAGATATCCGATCATCTACAAAGACCTACACTCCAGGGTATAATACTGCTCTTTCATTTGTTGATTTCATGATTGGATTCATTTCTTGATTGTTGTTAGCTTCGTTGGGTTAATTGGTTCTGGTTATCTGTTGCTAAGCTTTATTTGTCTGGATTAGTTTTATAAATTGTTGTATTAATTTGTGTATTGGATTTATTGCTTGTCTATTGTGCAGTGGATGAGCTCTCTTCTGATCAATTTTATCAGTGAAATACTACTGCTTTACATATAAAAGGATTTTTTACTGGTTTATGGGTGTATAAATTCTGATCGGTGTACAAGCAGTCCTGCTTTACATTCTACTTCTAATGAGTAAAATGGCTGATATGGACTAATATTGCGCAATTCTTCAGGTATAGCTCTCATAGCTAGTTCTGGAttcttcaaagcaatcaaagcagaagaagatgaggaaggcaGATGAGTGGCGTTACAGCTTGATTTGTAGTTCACTTGGCTAGGAGACTGCAACAGACTTATCTATTATTCTCAAGGAAACTCGGTACAATTAAATGGCAAATGAAGAACTACTTAAGTGAGATGAAGATCATGTTAGCATCAACAACAAAGTCTACAGTTTTAGGTTTTAATTACATCAATAGGAAATGTGATAGGGTGTCCAACAAGCTAGCAAAACAACTTCTGGATTCTTGACAGCAACCAGCgcagaagaagcagaagctctAGCGATGAGGAAGGCAGCTGCCTGGACTTTACATCTTGATTAACAGTTCTTTTGGATAGAAGGAGACTGCAACAGACTTATTTATTATGCTCAAGGGAAACTCAGCACAATTGGATTTATCTATTCTGCTTTTTTGGGTTTTAATTACATCAACAGGGTGTCTGACAAGCTAGCAGAATCAGCAAGTCAGAATCACGAATGGGTAACTGCTAGTTCTATGCCTCTTGTTTATCTTGAAGTTTCTTTTTCCTGACAGAATTTATTTAGAAATGAAGGGCGCTGATCCACTAGATGCTGTTTCAATTCCTAGTATAATCTTTAACAATGCTTTATCTTTGAGTATAACACAATTGTTGGGGGCTAATCCTCCATTAGCATATCTTTGAGTAAGCTTATGTAGAATAGATAAAACACAACTGTTGCAACCAATATAGCGTAGTTTCTCTTATCTTATGTATTTCCCTTTCCGGTTTAATGTATGGGTCTTTGAGAgcaaaaaaagaagagaataCTACTGCTTTACATTCTACTTCTTAGGAGTAAAATGACGGATGATTTAGATGTTTCTTCTGCCTTTAATTTTATGTTTTGAATGCTCAGTGTAAATACGAATATATGTTGACTGGGAAATATTATCCAAATGAATTGAGTGAAGACAAACGTTGATTAATGGGGGGGCAGCAGTTTTTTCCCCACTTTAATACATTCATTTTTCCTACATGAAATCAAGCGTGACTACTAAACTTAAAGATTGCTGCTTTTTATTTAACTGAATCAATCTATGATTTTTCAGCATGTTACATAGATAATTTTGATGATGGCAATGATGATAATGACGGTAATAGCTTGTATTTGCAAGGTGGCACACCAGGTATCGTCCATGTGACGTCTGCAGGACAACCAAGGGTAGGACAGGAGCTTGCACGGCAGCAACACTTGCAACGCCTTACAAACCTGGATTCACCTATCGCGCACTTGTCGTTAACCACGGAAGCACCTAAATCTGCACATTCTTCCTTGCACCAATTTGTACAGTCGGCACAATTTGAGGTGATAAGTGTAGTTTCTGATTCAGTGTCCCCGTCTTGGCACTCACCGCCCGAAGGAGTTGGAGTTGGAGTCGGAGGAgggggagatggtggtggtggaggaggagatGGGGGTTTCGCACAACAACATTGGCAAAACACCGAAGGCGCCTCATTATATCGTCTACGAGGAGTGCAGGCTTTGTTAACCTGTTTAGTACCCATCCCTGAACATACACCTGCACAGTAGAATGTACAGATACTGCAATCTAGCGTTGGACTCCATGTCTCACTATTATATATGTCGTTCGGGCCGCATATGTTGGTATCCTGAGGAGATGCAACTTGCTCTactgcaataaacacaaaatattCAGCCACACCGGATTGGAAAATATTAGTAACAAAATCACCTCAGGGTGATACTTACAGGAAGGCGAAATAGCGGCAACAACGACGTCACTGTTCTGTTCCGTAGACGCATAGACAAGAACAATGCAGAGCAGGAGAAATACAGCATTGACAACCAGAATAGATAAAAGCTTAGCCATTTTATGGCTGAATTTCTCTCAGAATACAGTATAGTGGAATAGCTGTTGATACTGATGCAGTTGTGTGCATAGGCCCTGCTTAAATAGATTTTTGAGGTAGGCTCCAGCCTCCAGCCCTGAAACAGATAACGGTGGATATGGTGTGTGGGATTTATTTATTGCATCGTATATATGCGGTGGCAGGGAAAAGTCACGCTCGTACAATCAATTATTCGCCTTTAATAATTCCAGCAACAAAGTGTCGTCATTTTCTTTTTCGCACATTTTTAACGTGGCGAAGCTTGAAATTGGATCTAACTCAGGCTTCTGATTCGGCACGAGCAACAGTTCGAACTGTTTGTGTTTTTCTTGGAGTCAGGTCTGATACTCGCACCCATTTAAGACAGGAAATAAAATGCCGTAGTATTAAACCATCGATTTCGAATAAGTTGAGATAGATTTgacttaaaaacaaaactcaacgAATATAGAGAGACAGTGTGAAGGGGTGTGCACCCTTGGATCCTGAATTTTTCGAAAATGCTTCTCATCCCCAAGACATTATATGTAACACATGACTAGCGGATTGATTTCATAAAACAGACTCCCCTGTATTCTCAAAGGATTTAAAATCTAAGGCAAAAATGATGACGGATAATCGGGAATTATTTTGGGTATACGTGGCACTGTTGTGAATTTTCATCTGCTGTACGGAAAAATTCATTCTCTTGATTCCAATCTCTAGCCTCAGACAGATTTTTTTAGCTTTATCCAATTTCTTCTACCGCATTTCACTACTACAAATGGACATTATGGGCGGTAAATGTGACAAAAATTGGGTAAGTAATTTCAGCTGTTGTTAGggctgtgcaaaaaaaaaaaagacggaaTTTCATTCgtatccgtccgtaaaattgTAAGTGAAATCTAATCCGCAAGAGCTATGGACCGAATACGGGTGGGATTTTCAAATCCGCACGTCTACCCGGTTATGGTTGGATTTTGCAATTCGCAGATTTACCCGGTTATGGTTGGATTTTGCAATTCGCAGATTTACCCGCACCGTAGGTTAGTAAGGGAATTTGATAGAAATATTAAGGATATTTCACCGAGTCTCATGAATAAAAATCTTGTACCCCATGATAGTCACTATAGCAGGTCTTAACTGGATTCAGGGTGTTAGGATTTCGTTATACCCACTGCATCATTTTAACTGACTTAATCCACAACCATGTCATATGTATGTCACATTCTGAATGGTGCGCTTGGCCATGGACCAGCTTCACACAGTGGTTCGCTTTACATTTTTTTGGTTGCGTTACTAATCTCAGTTTTATCTTATGTGTATGGGTGAGCAAAACTTAAAGATCTCGTATGTTTGGGGTGTTGATGACAGTATCCTTCTTTCCATTAGTACAATCAAGGTAAAAGGTTTCGGTTCATATCCAAAAATAGGAGGACTCAGAAACTAGTTCTCCCATGTATTATTTTGGGTTTTacttttacattttttttctgtctaaatccgcggttaatccgtatTCGGTCCGTATCATTCGCCGATCCACGGATTTGAAATCCACCAGTGATtggaattttccaaatccgcaatttTAACAGTTTGGACACGGGTGACCGCTAATCCGCAACCGtctgtccgttgcacacccctagctGTTGTAGTTCGTCTTAAAAATTGTTGTTTTATTTCTGAACGCAGCAGGGTCAGAACTACATTAACTTCTCCTTACATAAGCCAGGCCCAAAGTCCAAAGCAATTTAGAATTTTGTATAGTTTTTAAGTTTTGTTAAGAAATCATACCTGAAAAATAGCCAGTGTTTTTAGGGGATACTGAAAAGAAATTAGAGaccaacaataaaataaaatagggtcACACAAATCCAAATTGAGTTCACCCGTTATCCTTTTCTTTCGTAATGGTAAAATTGTGCTTCAATAATCGGAAATTATACATGAATTCGGTAGTT
This is a stretch of genomic DNA from Papaver somniferum cultivar HN1 chromosome 1, ASM357369v1, whole genome shotgun sequence. It encodes these proteins:
- the LOC113276583 gene encoding uncharacterized protein LOC113276583; its protein translation is MACYIDNFDDGNDDNDGNSLYLQGGTPGIVHVTSAGQPRVGQELARQQHLQRLTNLDSPIAHLSLTTEAPKSAHSSLHQFVQSAQFEVISVVSDSVSPSWHSPPEGVGVGVGGGGDGGGGGGDGGFAQQHWQNTEGASLYRLRGVQALLTCLVPIPEHTPAQ